In Hasllibacter sp. MH4015, the following proteins share a genomic window:
- a CDS encoding fumarylacetoacetate hydrolase family protein: MKLVRWGDKGQEKPGVLGADGQVRDLSGVVEDINGASLSKMPSFDIDGLPLAGDVRLGACVGDVGKLVCVGLNYADHAAEGGWDVPTEPVLFMKATTAISGPTDPVILPPGSEKTDWEVELGVVIGQRAKNLSEGQGADHIAGYCVVNDISERAFQQEMGGQWTKGKSCDTFAPLGPWMVTADEVGDPSGRAIWLEVDGQRMQDGNTDTMIFGPAFIVEYVSRFMTLEPGDVITTGTPPGVGMGRRPQVFLRDGQEMRLGIDGLGEQRLPVRAG; this comes from the coding sequence ATGAAACTGGTCAGATGGGGCGACAAGGGGCAGGAGAAGCCGGGCGTCTTGGGCGCCGATGGGCAGGTGCGCGATCTGTCGGGCGTGGTGGAGGACATCAACGGGGCGAGCCTCTCCAAGATGCCGTCCTTCGACATCGACGGCTTGCCCTTGGCCGGTGACGTGCGGCTGGGCGCCTGCGTCGGCGATGTCGGCAAGCTCGTCTGCGTCGGACTGAACTATGCCGACCACGCGGCGGAAGGCGGCTGGGACGTGCCGACCGAACCGGTCCTCTTCATGAAGGCGACCACCGCGATCTCCGGCCCGACCGACCCCGTGATCCTGCCCCCCGGCAGCGAAAAGACCGATTGGGAGGTGGAGCTGGGCGTCGTGATCGGCCAGCGCGCCAAGAACCTCAGCGAAGGGCAGGGAGCCGATCACATCGCAGGCTATTGCGTGGTCAACGACATCAGCGAACGCGCCTTCCAACAGGAAATGGGGGGGCAATGGACCAAGGGGAAATCCTGCGACACCTTTGCGCCCCTCGGCCCTTGGATGGTCACGGCGGACGAGGTCGGCGATCCGTCGGGCCGCGCCATCTGGCTCGAGGTTGATGGGCAGCGGATGCAGGACGGCAATACCGACACGATGATCTTCGGCCCCGCGTTCATCGTGGAATATGTCAGCCGGTTCATGACGCTGGAACCGGGAGACGTCATCACCACCGGCACGCCACCTGGCGTCGGCATGGGACGCAGGCCGCAAGTCTTCCTCCGTGATGGGCAGGAGATGCGCCTGGGCATCGACGGGCTGGGCGAGCAGCGCCTTCCGGTCCGCGCGGGGTAG
- a CDS encoding ribokinase yields the protein MADIIVLGIYAADAAYRTAKMPVVGQTLLGTGFQLGPGGKGSNQAVAAAKAGGDVAFLSRIGADTFGQMGRDVWTSAGVEALVIEDADLPTGSAGIFIEDATGRNAIVVVPGAAGAIGPEDVEARADRIGAAKVALTQLEQPMAAAEHFLRIAHGAGVTTILNPAPAADLPEGMLALCDYVTPNETEAEELTGLPVTGPDDALPAAKALMAQGVRKGALITLGENGSLFWDGTDAIHTPPMSAGPTLDTTGAGDAFNGGFATALADGLDMRRALRFATATAALSVTKHGTAASMPVRADIDALL from the coding sequence ATGGCCGACATCATCGTTTTGGGGATCTACGCCGCCGACGCAGCCTATCGCACGGCGAAGATGCCGGTTGTGGGGCAGACGCTTCTGGGGACCGGGTTTCAGCTTGGACCCGGGGGCAAGGGGTCCAATCAGGCGGTTGCGGCGGCCAAGGCGGGCGGGGACGTGGCGTTCCTGAGCCGGATCGGAGCGGACACGTTCGGGCAGATGGGCCGCGATGTCTGGACCTCCGCCGGGGTGGAGGCGCTGGTGATCGAGGATGCGGACCTGCCCACCGGGTCCGCGGGAATCTTCATCGAAGACGCGACAGGCCGGAATGCCATCGTTGTGGTGCCGGGGGCCGCGGGCGCGATTGGGCCGGAGGATGTCGAGGCCAGGGCGGACCGGATTGGGGCCGCGAAAGTGGCCCTGACCCAGCTGGAGCAACCGATGGCGGCGGCGGAGCATTTCCTGCGGATCGCGCACGGGGCCGGCGTGACCACCATCCTCAACCCCGCCCCTGCCGCCGATTTGCCGGAGGGGATGCTTGCCTTGTGCGATTACGTCACGCCGAACGAGACGGAGGCCGAGGAATTGACCGGACTGCCCGTCACGGGGCCGGATGATGCCCTGCCCGCCGCGAAGGCGCTGATGGCCCAGGGCGTCCGCAAAGGGGCGCTGATCACGTTGGGGGAAAACGGTTCGCTCTTCTGGGACGGAACCGACGCGATCCACACGCCGCCGATGTCTGCCGGGCCGACCCTGGATACGACCGGCGCGGGCGATGCATTCAATGGCGGCTTCGCGACGGCGCTCGCCGATGGGCTGGATATGCGCCGCGCCTTGCGCTTTGCGACCGCAACCGCCGCCTTGTCGGTCACGAAACACGGCACGGCGGCGTCGATGCCCGTGCGTGCGGATATCGACGCGCTGCTTTAG
- a CDS encoding Dabb family protein, with protein MLLHIVLLDPADDAGLTRIKSTMADLAAVAEKLPGLTRFDHGPNRDFEGKSQRYPYGFCCTFTDRAALEAYAADPDHQAAGAQLVASCKGGANGIFVADLEV; from the coding sequence ATGCTGTTACACATCGTCCTTCTCGATCCCGCCGACGATGCGGGCCTGACCCGGATCAAGTCCACGATGGCCGACCTTGCCGCGGTTGCCGAAAAACTGCCGGGGCTGACGCGCTTCGACCATGGTCCGAACCGCGATTTCGAGGGAAAATCCCAACGCTATCCCTACGGGTTTTGCTGCACCTTCACCGACCGCGCAGCGTTGGAGGCTTACGCCGCCGATCCCGACCACCAAGCCGCAGGCGCGCAACTGGTCGCCTCTTGCAAAGGTGGCGCGAACGGGATTTTCGTGGCCGACCTGGAGGTCTAG
- a CDS encoding glycerate kinase has translation MSLTPNTFLRSLFARAVEVADPMQSLAAALPPKPAGGVLVVGAGKASARMAEAVEAEWGPCEGLVITRYGYARPCQGIEIVEAAHPVPDAAGEAATKRLLALLATAGEGDFVLALISGGGSALLTAPAGGITLAEKQALTQALLASGAPIGEINGIRKQISAVKGGKLAAAAYPARMLALMISDVPGDDPGDIASGPTVGHSGDAGRALEALQTWNVTPAASIAEYLLRGGDTVTPDDPRLSRTENVIYAAPSQSLAAAADLAKAQGYTVEMLGDSIEGEARDIAAAHAALACKAAPGTLILSGGELTVTRRGDGIGGPNAEYALALALALNGADNIHAIACDTDGVDGAAEVAGAVIDPDTLAKAAAKGIDPSDALDRNDAHSFFAAIGDQVIPGPTLTNVNDFRAILVT, from the coding sequence ATTTCCTTGACGCCCAACACCTTCCTCCGGTCTCTCTTCGCCCGCGCGGTGGAGGTCGCCGACCCGATGCAAAGCCTCGCCGCCGCCCTGCCGCCCAAACCCGCGGGCGGGGTGCTTGTGGTCGGCGCGGGCAAGGCCAGCGCGCGCATGGCCGAAGCGGTGGAGGCCGAGTGGGGCCCGTGTGAGGGGCTCGTCATCACCCGTTACGGCTATGCGCGCCCCTGCCAGGGAATCGAAATCGTGGAGGCCGCCCATCCGGTGCCGGACGCGGCGGGGGAGGCGGCCACGAAGCGACTGCTTGCCCTGCTTGCGACGGCGGGCGAAGGCGATTTCGTCCTCGCGCTGATCTCCGGCGGCGGCTCCGCGCTGCTGACCGCGCCCGCAGGCGGTATCACCTTGGCGGAAAAGCAGGCGCTGACCCAGGCGCTGCTCGCCTCCGGCGCCCCGATTGGAGAGATCAACGGCATCCGCAAGCAGATCTCTGCGGTCAAGGGCGGCAAGCTGGCGGCGGCGGCGTATCCAGCGCGGATGCTGGCCCTGATGATCTCCGATGTACCGGGCGATGATCCGGGCGATATCGCAAGCGGACCCACGGTCGGCCATTCCGGCGACGCGGGCCGGGCGTTGGAAGCCTTGCAGACGTGGAACGTCACCCCCGCTGCCTCCATCGCGGAATATTTGTTGCGGGGCGGCGATACGGTGACGCCAGACGATCCGCGCCTGTCTCGGACCGAAAACGTGATCTACGCCGCGCCGTCCCAATCCCTTGCCGCTGCCGCTGATCTGGCAAAGGCGCAGGGCTACACGGTCGAGATGCTGGGCGATTCCATCGAAGGCGAAGCCCGCGATATCGCCGCCGCCCACGCCGCGCTGGCCTGTAAGGCCGCCCCGGGGACGCTGATCCTCTCCGGCGGCGAACTCACTGTCACCCGGCGCGGTGACGGGATCGGCGGACCAAATGCGGAATACGCCCTCGCCCTGGCGCTGGCCTTGAACGGTGCGGACAATATCCACGCCATCGCCTGTGATACCGACGGTGTCGACGGGGCTGCCGAAGTGGCCGGGGCCGTGATCGACCCCGATACGCTCGCCAAGGCCGCCGCCAAAGGCATCGACCCGTCCGATGCGCTCGACCGCAACGACGCCCATAGCTTCTTCGCAGCCATCGGCGATCAGGTAATCCCCGGCCCGACGCTCACCAACGTCAACGATTTCCGCGCGATCCTCGTCACCTGA
- a CDS encoding LacI family DNA-binding transcriptional regulator, giving the protein MTRRPTILDVAAKAGVSKSTVSLVLQNSKQVKAETRQAVRAAMADIGYVYNRAAAQMRSQSAGLVGLVINDLRNPFFTEFATVLQMTLAAKGYATVIANSDEDADLQAKLVGSMIEHGVSALVVSPAYGDGGAAFDQIERAGLPAIQVLRKTDPRTGLFPFASFDYAAGSARATRHLMNQGAQNIAFVGGVEGREITEERKSGYLAEMKRAAAEPLTFHGRSTRAFGVEAAQPLIDAGADAAVCFNDLVALGLHAGFAKAGKTLGTDFRIVGFDDIEDCALVWPQLSSVACDIDGFARATADRLLAWMQDGETPPPDHRAPVDLVARTSSTGRFP; this is encoded by the coding sequence GTGACCCGACGCCCCACCATCCTCGACGTGGCCGCCAAGGCGGGCGTGTCGAAATCAACCGTCTCTCTCGTCTTGCAGAATTCCAAGCAGGTGAAGGCCGAAACGCGGCAGGCCGTCCGCGCCGCCATGGCGGACATCGGCTATGTCTATAACCGTGCCGCGGCCCAGATGCGGTCGCAATCCGCCGGTCTTGTGGGCCTCGTCATCAACGACCTGCGCAACCCGTTCTTCACCGAATTCGCCACCGTCCTTCAGATGACCCTCGCCGCCAAAGGTTACGCCACCGTCATCGCCAACAGCGATGAAGACGCCGACCTGCAAGCTAAACTGGTGGGCTCCATGATTGAACACGGCGTCTCCGCGCTTGTCGTCTCGCCCGCCTACGGCGATGGCGGCGCGGCCTTCGACCAGATCGAACGCGCGGGCCTTCCGGCCATTCAGGTCCTGCGCAAGACCGATCCGCGCACCGGCCTCTTTCCCTTTGCCAGCTTCGACTATGCCGCAGGCTCGGCCCGTGCCACGCGGCATTTGATGAACCAGGGCGCACAGAACATCGCCTTTGTCGGCGGTGTTGAGGGCCGCGAGATCACCGAGGAACGCAAATCCGGCTACCTCGCCGAGATGAAGCGCGCCGCGGCCGAACCGCTCACCTTCCATGGCCGCTCCACACGCGCGTTCGGCGTTGAAGCTGCGCAACCCCTCATCGACGCTGGCGCAGATGCCGCTGTCTGCTTCAACGACCTCGTGGCCTTGGGCCTCCATGCAGGCTTCGCCAAGGCCGGCAAGACCCTCGGCACCGATTTCCGGATCGTGGGCTTCGACGACATCGAGGATTGCGCGCTGGTCTGGCCGCAGCTTTCCTCTGTCGCCTGTGACATCGACGGCTTCGCGCGCGCCACCGCTGACCGGCTTCTGGCATGGATGCAGGACGGCGAAACGCCACCCCCGGATCACCGCGCGCCCGTCGATCTGGTCGCTCGCACCTCCAGCACAGGACGATTTCCTTGA
- a CDS encoding dihydrodipicolinate synthase family protein, whose amino-acid sequence MKLPTYAGTLEDYALQGDPLTPRAPSVPLTRTAFAAAHVVSDPLAERDPWQGRPAVDWDATLRFRENLWDQGLGLAEAMDTAQRGMGVDWETAKELIERTMRAAKVHSASPRVACGAGTDHVPPGDLTDPVRIKAAYSDQMEAIEAAGGQIILMATRALPAIGAGPETYARVYDDLIAQASQPVILHWLGEMFDPALNGYWGGASIEETNQIVVDLINRNAAKIDGIKISLLDQTHEEAFRARLPEGVRLYTGDDFNYAPLIAGDGTHHSHALLGIFAAIAPAASQALEALAQDDLETYHALLTPTVPLSREIFKSPTQYYKAGIAFLAWLNGAQSHFIMPAGFQSSREITHYAQVFRLADQARLLSDPDLATQRMTQLLALHGIDP is encoded by the coding sequence ATGAAACTCCCCACCTACGCCGGAACGCTGGAGGATTATGCGCTGCAAGGCGACCCGCTCACACCTCGCGCGCCTTCCGTCCCACTCACCCGCACCGCTTTCGCAGCCGCCCATGTCGTCAGTGACCCGCTGGCCGAACGCGACCCGTGGCAGGGCCGCCCGGCGGTGGATTGGGACGCCACCCTGCGTTTCCGCGAAAACCTATGGGATCAGGGTCTTGGTTTGGCCGAGGCCATGGACACCGCGCAGCGTGGCATGGGTGTGGACTGGGAGACGGCGAAGGAGTTGATCGAGCGCACGATGCGTGCCGCCAAGGTCCACAGCGCGAGTCCCCGCGTCGCGTGCGGGGCAGGCACGGACCATGTGCCGCCGGGCGACCTCACTGACCCCGTCCGCATCAAAGCCGCCTATTCGGATCAGATGGAGGCCATTGAAGCCGCTGGAGGGCAGATCATCCTCATGGCCACTCGCGCGCTGCCTGCCATCGGCGCGGGACCCGAGACCTATGCCCGCGTCTATGACGACCTCATCGCGCAGGCATCGCAGCCCGTCATCCTCCATTGGCTGGGCGAGATGTTCGACCCGGCGCTCAATGGCTATTGGGGCGGCGCGTCCATCGAGGAGACGAACCAGATCGTCGTCGACCTCATCAACCGCAACGCGGCAAAGATCGACGGCATCAAGATCAGCCTGCTCGATCAGACCCACGAGGAGGCCTTCCGCGCCCGCCTCCCCGAAGGTGTCCGCCTCTATACCGGCGACGATTTCAACTATGCGCCCCTGATCGCAGGCGACGGGACGCATCATTCCCACGCGCTTTTGGGTATCTTCGCCGCCATCGCCCCCGCCGCGTCCCAAGCCCTCGAAGCCCTCGCGCAAGACGATCTTGAGACCTACCACGCGCTTCTAACCCCGACCGTTCCGCTCAGCCGCGAAATCTTCAAATCCCCCACGCAATACTACAAGGCGGGGATCGCGTTCCTCGCCTGGCTGAACGGCGCGCAGTCCCATTTCATCATGCCCGCAGGCTTCCAATCTTCCCGCGAGATCACGCATTACGCGCAGGTTTTCCGTCTCGCCGATCAGGCGCGGCTCCTCTCCGACCCGGACCTCGCGACACAGCGCATGACCCAGCTTCTGGCGCTCCACGGGATCGACCCGTGA
- a CDS encoding GMC family oxidoreductase yields MSESYDFLIIGGGSAGSVIASRLSENPNVSVCLLEAGGSDRHPFFHLPAGFAKMTKGIASWGWSTTPQKHMQNKVFTYTQAKVIGGGSAINAQIYTRGHPLDYDEWRQKGCEGWSYEDVLPYFRKSEGNDTYSGRYHGQDGPLGVSKPAAPLPICEAYFEAAKEVGIPFNEDVTGDVQEGAAYYQLTQKNARRSSAAMAFLHPNKRRPNLTVKLGAQVRRMLLDRGRAVGVEMLDRSLIHAGTEVILSSGAIGSPRLLQLSGIGPADDLRALGIDVLLDQPQVGGNLQDHLDLYCIAEVSGPHTYDRFAKPHLSALAGLQYMFTRKGPVASSLFETGGFWYADPDARSPDLQFHLGLGTGIEAGVAAMPEGGVTLNSCYLRPRSRGSVRLQSADPRKAPLIDPNYCADPQDREMSIRGLKLTQEILSQDALKPFIKAERLPGPDVKTDDDYFHFICQHSKTSHHCAGTCAMGPGDSAVVTPRLRFNGIENLRVADASIMPNVVSSNTNAPTIMIGEKAADMIREDHGI; encoded by the coding sequence ATGTCCGAATCCTACGATTTCCTCATCATCGGCGGCGGGTCCGCAGGGTCCGTGATCGCCTCGCGCCTGAGCGAAAATCCGAACGTCTCCGTCTGCCTGTTGGAGGCCGGCGGCTCCGACCGCCATCCGTTCTTCCACCTGCCCGCGGGCTTTGCGAAGATGACCAAGGGCATCGCGTCTTGGGGTTGGAGCACGACGCCCCAAAAGCATATGCAAAACAAAGTCTTCACCTACACTCAGGCGAAAGTGATCGGCGGCGGATCGGCCATCAACGCACAGATCTACACGCGCGGCCATCCGCTCGATTATGACGAATGGCGACAGAAGGGATGCGAGGGGTGGAGCTATGAAGACGTGCTCCCCTACTTCCGAAAATCCGAGGGCAACGACACTTACTCGGGCCGATATCACGGCCAAGACGGCCCCCTCGGCGTCTCAAAACCCGCCGCCCCCCTTCCGATCTGCGAGGCTTACTTTGAGGCCGCTAAAGAGGTCGGCATTCCGTTCAACGAAGACGTCACAGGCGACGTGCAGGAAGGCGCCGCCTATTACCAGCTGACCCAGAAGAACGCCCGCCGGTCCTCCGCCGCGATGGCGTTCCTTCACCCGAACAAACGCCGCCCGAACCTCACCGTGAAACTCGGCGCGCAAGTGCGGCGCATGCTGTTAGACAGGGGCAGGGCCGTTGGTGTCGAAATGCTCGACCGCTCTCTAATCCACGCGGGAACCGAGGTCATTCTGTCTTCAGGGGCCATCGGCTCGCCCCGCCTCCTGCAACTCAGCGGCATCGGTCCCGCCGACGACCTTCGCGCGCTTGGTATCGACGTTCTGCTCGACCAACCTCAAGTGGGTGGCAACCTGCAAGACCATCTCGACCTCTATTGCATTGCCGAGGTTTCAGGCCCCCACACCTATGACCGCTTCGCCAAGCCGCACCTGAGCGCGCTCGCCGGTCTGCAATACATGTTCACGCGCAAAGGCCCCGTCGCATCCTCCCTCTTCGAGACGGGCGGCTTCTGGTACGCCGACCCCGACGCCCGTTCCCCCGATCTGCAATTCCACCTAGGCCTCGGCACGGGGATCGAGGCGGGGGTTGCAGCAATGCCCGAAGGCGGTGTGACCCTGAACTCGTGCTACCTCCGCCCCCGGTCGCGCGGCAGCGTGCGCCTGCAATCCGCCGATCCGCGTAAGGCCCCGCTGATCGACCCGAACTATTGCGCCGACCCGCAAGACCGGGAGATGTCCATTCGCGGCCTCAAGCTGACGCAGGAAATCCTGTCCCAAGACGCGCTGAAACCCTTCATCAAGGCCGAGCGACTCCCCGGCCCCGATGTCAAAACCGACGACGATTACTTCCACTTCATCTGCCAGCATTCCAAGACCTCGCACCATTGCGCGGGCACCTGCGCCATGGGGCCGGGCGACAGCGCCGTGGTCACGCCGCGTCTGCGCTTCAACGGGATCGAAAACCTCCGCGTCGCCGATGCATCCATTATGCCGAACGTTGTCTCCTCCAACACCAACGCGCCCACGATCATGATCGGCGAAAAAGCCGCCGACATGATCCGCGAAGATCACGGGATATAG
- a CDS encoding 3-ketoacyl-ACP reductase, whose translation MKALITGGQQGIGLGIAQALHAAGWEVAVASEQPEAAMPFPATYHQHDVRDLDAIPALLDATGPITTFVSNAGVGALHSGDLLDMSPESFDRCMAVNTRGAFFLAQEVARRMLADPSDSYGSLTFITSVSATMVSPDRAEYCTSKAATAMLAQAFAARLAPENIGVFDIRPGIIETPLTAPVAESYTDRIPQIVPAARWGQPADIGQVIVPLARGDFAFATGAQIPVDGGLSIHRL comes from the coding sequence ATGAAAGCCCTCATCACCGGCGGCCAGCAAGGCATCGGCCTTGGCATCGCGCAGGCGCTCCACGCGGCGGGGTGGGAGGTTGCCGTGGCCTCCGAACAACCCGAGGCCGCGATGCCGTTCCCTGCCACCTACCACCAGCACGACGTCCGCGACCTCGACGCGATCCCTGCACTTCTCGACGCAACAGGCCCCATCACCACCTTCGTTTCCAACGCCGGCGTCGGCGCGCTTCACAGCGGCGACCTCCTCGACATGAGCCCCGAAAGCTTCGACCGTTGCATGGCCGTGAACACGCGCGGCGCGTTCTTTCTTGCACAAGAAGTTGCCCGCCGGATGCTGGCCGATCCGTCCGACAGCTACGGTTCTCTGACGTTCATCACCTCCGTCAGCGCCACCATGGTGAGCCCCGACCGTGCCGAGTATTGCACTTCCAAGGCCGCCACCGCGATGCTGGCCCAGGCCTTCGCCGCCCGCCTCGCGCCCGAGAATATCGGCGTGTTCGACATCCGCCCCGGCATCATCGAAACGCCCCTGACCGCGCCCGTCGCCGAAAGCTACACCGACCGTATCCCGCAGATCGTGCCCGCCGCCCGCTGGGGCCAGCCCGCCGATATCGGCCAAGTCATCGTCCCCCTTGCGCGCGGCGATTTCGCCTTCGCGACCGGCGCGCAGATCCCCGTCGATGGCGGTCTGTCGATCCACCGCCTGTAG
- a CDS encoding GMC oxidoreductase gives MSDADIIIVGSGMGGATLAAGLAGSGLRVLIIERGQLLHDSPEARDPDAIFKRGHFRPDETWLTPDGTRFNPGNYAYVGGNSKFYGAVMMRYREADFARHWPIDHATLAPFYTRAEGLFQVRGDASIDPTEPPHDAPYPHPPIPHEADIADLARRLKRAGLTPSPLPLAVDLDRWLSRGQTPWDAHPDTNGGKLDAESAALVAALDDPNITLRTGVTVRRIESDGTRVTGLLTSAGRFTAPRIVIAAGAVHTAALLLTSATEAHPNGLANRSDQVGRNFMNHNASAVLALSHRRNRAVYQKTLQINDWYLDGLGNVQLLGRVSTPILAAQTGLPKPVAAVIANRSIDFYAMSEDFPDPDSRVTIRGDDIVLDWKRSNWDAHLALVAKFKTTLRKAGFPIVLSKAFDRRTPSHQCGTARLGDDPTTSVCDPIGKAHDLENLYICDASLLPTSAAVNPSLTIAALALRQADHLKETSSSQAAEQKELVQ, from the coding sequence ATGAGCGACGCAGATATCATCATCGTCGGTTCCGGCATGGGGGGCGCGACGCTGGCCGCAGGGCTGGCGGGATCGGGCCTGCGCGTGCTGATCATTGAGCGCGGCCAGCTTCTGCATGACAGCCCGGAGGCGCGCGACCCCGACGCCATTTTCAAGCGCGGCCATTTCCGCCCGGACGAGACGTGGCTGACCCCCGATGGCACCCGGTTCAACCCCGGCAACTACGCCTATGTCGGTGGCAATTCCAAGTTCTACGGCGCGGTCATGATGCGCTATCGGGAGGCTGATTTCGCGCGGCACTGGCCCATCGACCACGCCACGCTTGCGCCCTTCTACACGCGGGCTGAGGGGCTGTTCCAGGTGCGTGGCGATGCCAGTATCGACCCGACGGAGCCGCCCCACGACGCCCCCTATCCGCACCCGCCCATCCCCCACGAGGCTGACATAGCCGACCTTGCCCGACGCCTGAAACGCGCGGGCCTGACCCCATCGCCCCTTCCGCTTGCCGTCGATCTCGACCGTTGGCTCAGCCGCGGCCAGACCCCTTGGGATGCGCATCCCGACACCAATGGCGGCAAACTCGATGCCGAAAGCGCGGCCCTCGTAGCGGCCCTCGACGACCCGAACATCACCCTGCGCACCGGCGTCACTGTCCGCCGGATCGAATCCGATGGCACCCGTGTCACCGGCCTCCTCACCTCCGCCGGTCGGTTCACCGCGCCGCGGATCGTCATTGCCGCCGGGGCCGTCCACACGGCCGCGCTTCTGCTGACCTCCGCGACCGAAGCGCATCCCAATGGCCTCGCCAACCGCTCAGATCAGGTGGGCCGCAATTTCATGAACCACAATGCCAGCGCCGTCTTGGCGCTCAGCCACCGGCGCAACCGCGCGGTCTACCAGAAGACGCTCCAGATCAACGATTGGTATCTCGATGGCCTCGGTAACGTGCAACTTCTGGGCCGTGTCTCCACCCCCATCCTCGCCGCGCAAACCGGTCTGCCAAAGCCCGTTGCGGCCGTGATCGCCAACCGATCCATCGACTTCTATGCCATGTCCGAGGACTTTCCCGACCCCGACAGCCGCGTGACCATCCGGGGCGATGACATCGTGCTCGACTGGAAACGCTCCAACTGGGATGCGCACCTCGCCCTGGTCGCCAAGTTCAAGACAACGCTCAGGAAGGCAGGCTTCCCCATCGTCCTCTCCAAGGCCTTTGATCGCCGCACGCCCTCCCACCAATGCGGCACGGCGCGTCTTGGGGACGATCCGACAACCTCGGTCTGCGACCCGATCGGTAAGGCGCATGACCTCGAGAACCTCTATATCTGCGACGCCTCGCTCCTGCCCACTTCCGCCGCCGTGAACCCGTCGCTGACCATCGCCGCGCTGGCACTCCGGCAGGCGGACCACCTCAAGGAGACATCAAGCAGCCAAGCAGCAGAACAAAAGGAACTGGTGCAATGA
- a CDS encoding ABC transporter ATP-binding protein translates to MGFLDINNVTKSYGAVEVLHKVDIQVEEGEFLVLVGPSGCGKSTLLNMIAGLEGISSGEIAIKDRVVNNIAPAKRNIAMVFQSYALYPNMTVGKNITFGLEMQGTPKAERDRAMADVAQLLQIENLLDRKPGQLSGGQRQRVAMGRALVRDPDVFLFDEPLSNLDAKLRVDMRTEIKKLHQKLGTTIVYVTHDQIEAMTLSTRIAVMYDGYVQQLGTPKEIYDNPSNLFVATFMGSPAMNVLSAKLVEMNGAIHAQITGAEGQDQLLRIESAPEAYRAYLNKEVMLGIRPEAITDPEGADRNARNIQMLTNTVSVTEPAGADTFVSTTLSGKDCIARMRADADVHPNQPFEFAVNMDKAVLFDPKTEDRIA, encoded by the coding sequence ATGGGATTTCTCGACATCAACAACGTCACAAAATCCTACGGCGCGGTGGAGGTTCTCCATAAGGTCGACATCCAGGTGGAGGAGGGGGAGTTCCTCGTCCTCGTCGGCCCGTCCGGCTGCGGCAAGTCCACGCTTCTGAACATGATCGCGGGGCTTGAGGGGATTTCTTCCGGCGAGATCGCGATCAAGGACCGGGTCGTGAACAACATCGCCCCCGCCAAGCGCAACATCGCCATGGTGTTCCAGTCCTACGCCCTCTACCCCAACATGACCGTGGGCAAGAACATCACCTTCGGGCTAGAGATGCAGGGCACCCCCAAGGCCGAGCGCGACAGGGCCATGGCCGATGTCGCCCAACTGCTCCAGATCGAGAACCTGCTGGATCGCAAACCTGGTCAGCTCTCGGGCGGTCAGCGTCAGCGCGTCGCCATGGGCCGCGCGCTGGTCCGCGACCCCGACGTGTTCCTCTTCGATGAGCCGCTCTCGAACCTCGACGCAAAGTTGCGCGTCGACATGCGGACCGAGATCAAGAAGCTGCACCAGAAGCTCGGCACCACCATCGTCTACGTCACCCACGACCAGATCGAGGCGATGACTCTCTCCACCCGCATCGCGGTCATGTATGACGGCTACGTCCAGCAGCTCGGCACGCCGAAGGAGATCTACGACAACCCCTCCAACCTGTTCGTGGCCACTTTCATGGGCAGCCCGGCGATGAACGTCCTCTCCGCCAAACTGGTGGAGATGAACGGCGCGATCCACGCCCAGATCACCGGGGCCGAGGGGCAGGACCAACTTCTGCGCATCGAAAGCGCACCGGAGGCCTATCGCGCCTACCTCAACAAGGAGGTGATGCTCGGCATCCGGCCCGAGGCGATCACAGACCCCGAAGGGGCCGACCGCAACGCGCGCAACATCCAGATGCTGACCAACACCGTCAGCGTGACCGAACCCGCGGGCGCCGACACCTTCGTCAGCACCACGCTCTCGGGCAAGGATTGCATCGCACGAATGCGCGCGGACGCCGATGTCCACCCGAACCAACCCTTTGAATTCGCGGTGAACATGGACAAGGCGGTTCTGTTCGATCCCAAGACCGAAGACCGTATCGCCTGA